From a region of the Vibrio orientalis CIP 102891 = ATCC 33934 genome:
- the mrdA gene encoding penicillin-binding protein 2: protein MRNHDQEAKLFRNRAVAAFIGMVVLLGVLVANLYRLEVKQVDYYTTRANDNRIQVLPIAPTRGLIYDRNGKILANNFPVYVLEMTPEKVKDLNGSIAKLKQVMQLSDSQIERMTQPHGKRFKPVVVKNGLTEQEVAKFSVHQYELPGFSIDVDMKRDYPYGEVLTHVLGYVAHINDRDLKQLEESGELANYRATKTIGKLGIEKYYEHTLHGKQGYQEVEVNSRGRIIRTIEYVPPVAGQDLVLNIDVDLQQFVFKQLDNREGSAVVLDPRDNSVLAMVSSPSYDPNLFVEGISSKAYNKLLNDPFHPLVNRATLGVYPPASTIKPFMAIAGLSEGIIQPDTVRDDHGAWHIPGLTKQTKVWRDWKRWGHGPVDVTLAIEESVDSFFYHIAYELGIDRISDWMNMFGFGRLSGIDIPEETRANMPTREWKESRYRQPWYKGDTVPIGIGQGYWTATPLQIAKATSVLVNHGEVIAPHLFRNTLPHGVPFHQEAPKAVKVASQIEGVSDASWDIAINAMRLVNSGSRGSGRRAFKGASYCSGGKSGTAQVFGLKKDQVYNSKELSYDLLDHGLFTAFAPCDQPKYVATVVIEHGNGGSKVGAPFIRKVFDYLEIGNDDKPKQHQT from the coding sequence ATGCGAAATCATGATCAAGAAGCAAAGTTATTTCGAAATCGCGCTGTTGCAGCGTTTATCGGAATGGTGGTTCTGCTCGGTGTACTGGTCGCCAATCTTTATCGATTAGAAGTTAAACAAGTTGATTACTACACCACCCGAGCGAATGACAATCGTATCCAAGTGCTGCCGATAGCGCCTACTCGCGGGTTGATCTACGACCGCAACGGTAAAATTCTTGCCAACAACTTTCCAGTTTACGTACTTGAGATGACTCCGGAAAAGGTTAAAGACTTAAATGGCTCTATCGCTAAGCTTAAACAAGTTATGCAGCTGTCTGATTCTCAAATAGAGCGGATGACGCAGCCTCATGGTAAACGCTTTAAGCCAGTTGTGGTTAAAAATGGCCTCACGGAGCAAGAGGTCGCCAAGTTTTCCGTTCATCAGTATGAGCTTCCGGGCTTTTCAATCGATGTTGATATGAAGCGAGACTACCCATATGGCGAGGTGCTGACTCATGTATTGGGCTATGTTGCACATATCAATGATCGTGACCTAAAACAGCTAGAAGAAAGTGGCGAACTGGCAAATTATCGTGCGACTAAAACCATTGGCAAATTGGGAATAGAAAAGTACTACGAACATACTCTGCATGGTAAACAAGGCTATCAAGAAGTTGAGGTAAACAGCCGCGGCCGAATTATCCGTACTATCGAATATGTTCCTCCTGTTGCGGGGCAGGATCTGGTGCTTAATATCGACGTAGACTTACAACAATTTGTCTTCAAGCAGTTAGACAATCGCGAGGGCAGTGCGGTTGTGCTCGACCCACGTGATAATAGTGTCCTTGCTATGGTTTCAAGTCCGAGTTATGACCCGAACCTGTTTGTTGAAGGCATTTCGAGCAAAGCTTACAACAAGTTGCTTAATGACCCATTTCATCCGTTAGTCAACCGAGCGACATTGGGTGTGTACCCACCAGCTTCCACGATAAAACCTTTTATGGCCATTGCTGGCTTAAGCGAAGGCATTATTCAACCCGATACCGTGCGTGACGATCATGGTGCATGGCACATCCCAGGTTTAACCAAGCAGACTAAAGTATGGCGCGATTGGAAGCGTTGGGGGCATGGTCCAGTTGATGTCACTTTGGCGATTGAAGAGTCCGTCGACTCGTTTTTCTATCATATCGCCTATGAGTTAGGGATTGACCGCATTTCCGACTGGATGAATATGTTTGGTTTTGGTCGGCTTTCTGGGATCGATATTCCGGAAGAAACACGCGCCAATATGCCAACACGGGAGTGGAAGGAGTCACGCTATCGTCAGCCATGGTATAAGGGCGATACCGTTCCGATTGGTATTGGTCAGGGGTATTGGACAGCAACGCCGCTGCAAATCGCTAAAGCAACCTCCGTATTGGTCAACCATGGTGAGGTTATCGCTCCTCATCTATTCCGTAACACCTTGCCTCATGGGGTGCCCTTCCACCAAGAAGCGCCTAAAGCGGTGAAAGTTGCAAGTCAGATTGAAGGAGTCAGTGATGCTTCTTGGGATATTGCTATCAACGCCATGCGTCTGGTGAACTCGGGCAGTCGAGGTTCAGGTCGACGAGCATTTAAGGGCGCGAGTTATTGCAGTGGTGGTAAATCAGGTACTGCACAGGTGTTTGGTCTCAAGAAAGATCAGGTCTACAACTCTAAAGAGCTGAGTTATGACTTACTCGACCATGGTTTATTTACCGCTTTTGCTCCATGCGATCAGCCAAAATATGTCGCGACTGTCGTGATTGAACATGGTAACGGTGGCTCAAAGGTTGGCGCTCCGTTTATACGTAAGGTGTTTGATTACCTCGAAATTGGCAATGATGATAAACCAAAGCAGCATCAGACCTAA